ACCGTTGGTCACGATCTGAACCTGGACGTGTGCGGTAAATGCCACCCGTTCTACACTGGCAAACAGCGTGACGTTGCAACCGGTGGCCGTGTTGACCGCTTCAACAAGCGTTTCAACATCCCGGGCAGCAAATAAGTTTCTGCTGTCAAAAAAAAGCGCCTTCTGGCGCTTTTTTTGTATCTGAAATTTATCTTTTTCATCTTAATTATTGACGTCTTGAATAAATAATATAATACCATCTTGAAATGGCGTTTTAATTTATCGGTAAATTGTTTTAGTTGGTGACGTCTGTCTCGCTTATCTTCCCTTTTTTGCCACAATTTGTATTTGCTGGCAAAATTTAAAAGGTTTTCACTTTCCCACTTAAATAAACTTCGTTACGTAATATAAATCTATTTTATCTTTATTTTCATCATTGCGCTTTATCGTAGTGATGTTGATAAGGTCAGACCGTTGTGGGCGTTTTTTATTGAGAGGGATTGCTATGAAGCGTGGATATGCATTGTTACTTATTCCATTATTATCTGGGGCTGCTCATGCTGGCTACGTAGATTATCGTCATGAATATTATGATGATGGACGTAACTATGACCGTGTTTATATGTCTCACCGTTTTGCGACTGGTTTTGGTGTGGCAGTAGAAGCTATCTCCCGTTCTGATAATGCGCAATCGAATGATGCGTGGAACAATATGGAAAGCAATGGCAACGAATATACCGCAAGCTATCAATTTACCTGGCAGGGTCTCATCTGGCAGCCGGGCATCGCCGTTGAAACGGGTGATAACATAGCGATCTATAAGCCTTATCTACGCGTACAGTATAATATCAATGATAACTGGTGGACTGCATTCCGCTATCGTCAGGAATATATGCGTAGAAATGCTGACGGCAAAGATGACCGGATGGTCTATCGCCCGGAAGCATGGCTCGGTTATAACCTCAATAACTGGATGTTTGAACTCAACGGCATTTATAAAATTGCCGATAGTGAAGATTTGTATAACAATAAAAATGAAGATTATGAATATAACTTCCGTGTTGCGTATAAGTTAGGTTCCTGGGTTCCTTTTGTAGAAGTGGGTAACGTTTCCTCTGGTTATAACACAACAACGACAGACGATCGCCAGACGCGTTATCGCGTGGGTCTGGGTTATAACTTCTGATTGTTAATCCCGTTAACATGAAATTTATCTATACAAAACATGATCAAGTTGCCTTTCAATACGC
The DNA window shown above is from Citrobacter farmeri and carries:
- a CDS encoding oligogalacturonate-specific porin KdgM family protein, giving the protein MKRGYALLLIPLLSGAAHAGYVDYRHEYYDDGRNYDRVYMSHRFATGFGVAVEAISRSDNAQSNDAWNNMESNGNEYTASYQFTWQGLIWQPGIAVETGDNIAIYKPYLRVQYNINDNWWTAFRYRQEYMRRNADGKDDRMVYRPEAWLGYNLNNWMFELNGIYKIADSEDLYNNKNEDYEYNFRVAYKLGSWVPFVEVGNVSSGYNTTTTDDRQTRYRVGLGYNF
- the rpmE gene encoding 50S ribosomal protein L31; its protein translation is MKKDIHPKYEEITATCSCGNVMKIRSTVGHDLNLDVCGKCHPFYTGKQRDVATGGRVDRFNKRFNIPGSK